The sequence gttaagaTCCAATGTTTAATAGATCCAATTGGACTCAGCAAGCTAACAAGATAAGAAAAATAAATATGTGCACTCAACTTCGTGGGGGTATCAATTCCCCCGTCTTGCTAGTTACATGGTTAAAAGAAAATAATGGATAGGTAATGAGATAATAAAACGACAAATggtaaaagaaaataaaagaggcaaTTTAGTAGAAGCAAGTTTATGTGGATAATAGGcccgagggccataggttcactagtggcatgTATCTCGAAAGAAGGTAATGGCAAgatagacaaattactgttgggcaattgacaaaaaACAACATTCAAACTATGATCATTCATGACATAGTCTTGTATAGGTATTACGGTCGCGATAAGTAGACCGTTATCCAACTGCATATAATATTATTAATGCACCCTGaaaccgctatccagcacgcatctcaAGGAATTAAGTTTACTAGAAAGAGAGCAACTCAATAAGCAAGACAACATAATTAGACAGAAAAAAATCTAGCAATAAGATACACTACTGCAACGGCTGGATGCGCCGACTGAGGAAGGTCTCTAATAGACCCATTCCGTCCACTCCAACCCTCACAACACCCACCAGGGCATCGACCAAAATTCCTACATCTACCTTCTCTTCTTTCGCCATCTTGAGGGACGGCCGAGCACCTACTCTCTCTCCCAAGTACGGTGGGAGACCAATAGGTGAGCCACCACTCGGaacgtccttgcagtagaaccaagtgtTCTGCCAGCCCTTGATAGAATTTGGGAAGCTCATGGAAGGTAAATCACTCTTATCCCTGAGCTGTATATCTAACCCACCGCACTGCTAGATGACATTTGTTTtggccccatctggggaggccttCGTCACGGTCATCGgccgacaggtgaaaatgtgcatGAACAAACCCCAATGGGGGTGGAAACCAATGGAATTCTCGCAGAGGGAAACAAAAGTGGACAGATACACTACTGCATTCGGCAGGAGATGATGCAGATGCGCCCCGAGAAAGTTCAGTAAACCAGGGAAGAAAGGGTGAGGCGGCATAGAGAAACCTCGCTTGAGGTGCATGAGGAGGAGGATGCGCTCGTACGGATGCGGCACAGGCTCCATCTCATCCGCCTCCGGCAACCTCCATCCTCGCTTCGGAATTAGCCTGTCGCTGACGAGTTCCAGCACATGCTCTTTGGTTACTCGCGATGGGATCCAATCCCTTTGGATCTTGTCGAGCGGAAGGCAGGCGCTCAATGACGTATCCTTCCGTGATTTCTTTGCCCGCTCGAGCTTCATCGTTGTCTCCTTCCCCATCTGCTTCGAGAGCTCTGGCGTCGAGTAGAGGTGCAGGTGGCAAGTATGTCGAAACGAGTGAGGGTGACAAGGGGATTTGGTGAATTTTACCCTATTCCTCCACCATTTTATACCCCGGGTAAATCCGCCTCGCAAATCGACAGTCATCGATCTCCGGATCCAACGACGCCCGCGGTGCTCGCTATGCAGAGGAAGTGGGGCATGTGGCGGATTTTCTAGGCGGAAATCGAGGCAACGCGTCCCCATTTTCTCCACTAATCACGACGCAACTGCTCACGCACGTGCGCAAGATTTCAAATCGTGGAATTTCCGTCGCAGATCGATCCGATTGATCCCCCGGGTATCTGTCCAATGAATCTCTTTTGGTCCGTCGAGCGCCTTCAAAAGATCTTCATCCACCCTGGCACACAATAAAATCTGATTGAGGCAAACTTTAGGACCGCAATGGGATGAGCTCAACGCTCCTCTACGGCGTAACTTGGCCCTTCTTCTAGGCTCCAAGGAGTGAGTCTCATAAACTTGGGCTCAGAGATGACATGTATTGATGTTCCTCCTAGATAATAAGTGGCATCTCTCCAGAGAATCAGCCCACGGCCGGCATCACCACTCTAGTTCCATGGCACGTCCGCATTTAGACCGCTAGTCTATCTCTTTCAAGAGACATACAACTGCCACCAAGTTTCACCCAGCTGTCAACATAGCCCGATCTGTCGGGAAACACTTAGTCCAAAATCTGTTGTGGTTTCGCTCATGTCACGATTGGCTAACACTTGGTGATGGATTTAGAGCGGCAACACTCGGCCAGAGACAAGGATTCAGCTAATTCATTCTACGAAACCTcaaccgattcgggggctaatgatggggacaCCTACTCAGGGTAGGGTCAAGGACATGATATCCTGGACCCACCTAGGACCCCACATCATCAACAAAAGGTTCCTGAACCATATGTGCTTTCAGATGCCACCTTTGAACATTCACTCGGATGTAATCCATCCACTCGGATGGAGGCAGCTCACTCGGATGCTTTACTGCCAGTCGGGCATGCTCGCCAGCATTCGGACACAGGAGGCGAAAGGGTCGCACAATTTATTAGTACATCAGTTACCAGTAACACATGTAATTAACTCACTCCTTCAACTCCCACGTAGTCATAATGAGGGGctgcacactctatataagccgtcGTCCCCTAGATCCGAGACAAGGGTTCACAACCCTCTATAATCCAAACACCAGAGAAAGACAACCTCAAGGGCCCGAGGCATAGGGCTTTTGCCTCTCCACGAGGGGCCCGAACTCATAAAATCCGAATGACACACCTATGCTGTAGCTAGGATCAAATCTTATTCGTACCCCTAATGTTCACTGTCAGGTTCGTTGCCTCGGCAAATAGTTTCACGTTGAATGACAAAACACGTTCGGAAAAAACATATGTGGACAGTTTAAGAATCCCGTGTTGAAAATGCCCTAATATCCAATTACCTCGTCCACAAACCATCTACCATTCGACTCTTCCTTTCCTTGCAACCAATCCCACTACGTAGCTAATCATCAGTTGACGGGGAGGCTTTCAATTCACGAACAGCAGTGACATTTCTATTTCTAGTGGCCAGGAACGGAGGCTTAGTGTGGAACCATCCGTACGCTGCCAACGGCTACTCGAAGCAGCTACCGTGTAAAGCGGTAAAGCCCCATGCGCGCACGCGTCACGCCGCCCGTAAGCGGCGCATCACACGTGTCCCGCCCCTTACTCCCCCTGCACACCTATATATTTATCCCACTACGCTAGCTTCACTCCACCACCTCATTCAGAAATCATCATACTGCATTCGATTCTTGCTTTGCACCCAATCCCAGTACGCAGCTAATCATCGGTCGACCAAAGCCAATCCAGTGATTGACACAGCTCCATCCTCCATCTCCACCTCGACCAAGAAGAAGGTAGCAGTAGCAAATCGCAATGGCGGGCGTGGGTCGTAACATGGTGGCGCCGCTGCTGGTGCTGAACCTCATCATGTACATCATCGTCATCGGCTTCGCCAGCTGGAACCTCAACCACTTCATCAACGGCCTCACCAACCGCCCCGGCGTCGGCGGCAACGGCGCCACCTTCTACTTCCTCCTCTTCGCCATCCTAGCCGGGGTCGTCGGCGCCGCATCCAAGCTCGCCGGCGTGCACCACGTCCGCACCTGGCGCGGGGACAGCCTGGCCACCTCCGCCTCGTCGGCGCTGGTGGCCTGGGCCATCACGGCGCTGGCCTTTGGCTTGGCGTGCAAGGAGATCCATATCGGCGGGTACCGCGGGTGGCGCCTCCGGGTGCTCGAGGCGTTCGTCATCATCCTGGCCTTCACGCAGCTGCTCTACGTGCTCGCGCTGCACTCTGGCCTCTTTGGGAACCAGTTCGGTAACCATGCCGGTGGTGGGTATCCGGCGGAGCATGCCTACGGCGCCGGCGTCGGCGACCCGCATAACAAGGGCTTGGGCACCGGCGGCGTGGCCAGGGTGTGAATAGGATAGGTCCGTCCGTCGTCTATCTCGGCGTGGTTGCCTTGGTCTGGATAGCAAGTTGTGGTATGTATAATGTATGTATGTGCCACGTCTGAGTGTACCAGTAGCGTTTCTTTCTTTATGTTAGCACTATCTAGCAGCTTTGCGTTGTTCTTGTGATGTACTAGTCCGATCCATGGATGCTTCTTCTCTACCCGCTGCCGTCTGGCAATGTCTGCACGGACAAAGTTCAATTTAGTAGTACGATCAATCAATCTGCTTCTTCAGCTTGTGGTGTGCAAGTGCAGTGATGTCAACTGTATTCTCTTCTCTTTTCTGTCCGATTAATGTGCAGTGAAATTAGGGCAGTGCGTTCGGTTTGGATAAGTACATGCGGATGTGCAGTGCAGTTTGGATGCGTACACGTATGGATGTGCGTGTCAGTGTCAGGTTTCAGGGCAGGTACATTGAGGATATATGGAGATAAATGCTCATAAAAATAAGTAGTGTGAGGTAACTATTAATTTTTTTCCCTCGACGCAAGCTACTATGTCACAtgctggtcctgttatgcactaggctagaccctcatgtgagtatcatgttttaattcaaatgaaatttgaattgaggaattttcaaaagcctcagaagacctctaaaaataaccaacatttaaatctcatcaaatgagtccaaagtgaaaatattggtaagagataaaattcaaaccaatattttcggaatcacagaattatttatttttaggcctttgacttaaaccaatgacatatttgagttgaatttatttctattatataagaaataaagttcaaatatttttgtaagttgtcTGTGACTtcggactagttcctgagctcacatacaatttacagaaagttttagaagaatgatttgatattttaaatcaaatcaaaaccaattgcagaaaatagaaaagagaaagaaagagagagagaacccacctgaacttacctggcgcccatcaaccggcccagctccaacggcccagcccaccaggcctcctcctgtcgtcttcctctcctcgccccaaagcagctcggtggcgaacGCCGACGTTGCCCCGgtcacctcctgcttccccggccacctcctgctttcccGGCCCCTcttagacgacgccacggagcgccacgcagcccctggctctctctcactctcccctgaccctttcccccttctctgctcttttcccctctcgcgcccgaacgcctccgtcgccgccgcacaCCGCCACCACGCTCACCGGCCGTCCCTCGAGCAACCGTCGTGCTCGTCGGCTCCGCCTCGTCGTCCGCGTCATCCCAGATGAGCCACGCATCCTCAGGCGCCCTGcaacgtcgccgccatcgtcgtcttctaccttcggccgcccggatctccggcgaccctgtgctgcctccgacgctcccccggcctcgtctccgcctcaaatggatccgctgtgagcccctgccgCTTCTCCTGTGCTCgtcccctccgttctcgccccctagccccatctcccaccgcggccgagagcttctcgccgccggccatggcgtggccgtggctaCAGCCatcgcagctcgttcccgagcccaccgtcgtgctcaccacagtcccaggagcacatagcactcaccaacgcctcccctggcgccctgcatcgcctaacccgccgttggccgaactccggccgccgccgcgagctcgtttccggcaAGCTCGGTCCACCCCGGCTGCTGCCACTAGTcgtgttagatgcgcgcgagcctgggcatctcatagagcccctccgccgctcttttggtcatcggagggcgaatcccgacgctctccgccgtccctggccttgccggcgacgagcctcgggtcaactccggcgagtttgacccgggtttgaccccagtttgactccccctgactcaatgacaggtggggcccagccctgttagttaattaggattagtactaattgaattagttaaactaattacattgacacgcgggacccacgcgtcaggtttgacccggaccgcgcctcgttgacttgctgacgtcatgatgatgttaggctgacgcagtaaacccttctctggattttaaataaatctaaacgattta comes from Triticum aestivum cultivar Chinese Spring chromosome 5B, IWGSC CS RefSeq v2.1, whole genome shotgun sequence and encodes:
- the LOC123117893 gene encoding membrane protein PM19L; the encoded protein is MAGVGRNMVAPLLVLNLIMYIIVIGFASWNLNHFINGLTNRPGVGGNGATFYFLLFAILAGVVGAASKLAGVHHVRTWRGDSLATSASSALVAWAITALAFGLACKEIHIGGYRGWRLRVLEAFVIILAFTQLLYVLALHSGLFGNQFGNHAGGGYPAEHAYGAGVGDPHNKGLGTGGVARV